One [Clostridium] saccharolyticum WM1 DNA segment encodes these proteins:
- a CDS encoding glycosyltransferase family 2 protein has protein sequence MKYKIDVARIRENSIVLNGWVIGKSLQSEAEFQVLDGQEKSVEFKYVPVRRDDVCQIYFKKAADRDLGFDIRIPYIREKNEDRILVIRCDGKTARVKLNARIIEKQNSSAHKKSAKLKSMMNVQTFQSAVDFWRENGFKAFVLKSRHKLQGIDSDYDYPEWYALTKTTDEELDVQRKTAFDYMPKMSVVIPAYKTPERYLSAMLDSLLAQTYGNWEVCIADGSPKGEGVERVLKRYAIKDERIRYVILGENKGIAGNTNAAMEMAKGDFIVLADHDDTLAPDALFECVKVINSDPEIDVVYTDEDKLDIDGGELFEPHFKPDFNPDLLTSVNYICHLFVVNQELLTEVGGFREEYDGAQDYDFIFRCTEKARRIYHIPKALYHWRCHQNSTASNPESKLYAFEAGARAIKAHYERMGMEALSVEKGIDYGIYHTIFKINGEPLVSIIIPNKDHSADLDLCIRSIIEKSTYKNLEFVVVENNSTDPETFGYYERIQNEFGFIRVVKWEREFNYSAINNFGVAHAKGEYLLFLNNDTEIINPESIHEMLGFCQRDDVGIVGVRLLYSDDTIQHAGVVVGFGGIAGHTFIGLHKAESSYFNQAMCARNYSAVTAACMMSKKSLFEKAGGFSEDLAVAFNDIDYCMKIRSLNKLVVYAPYALFYHYESKSRGLEDTPEKVARFNQEIKKFSQKWPEILRDGDPYYNPNLTLRKSNFALRDLRKEKIGEPYELEV, from the coding sequence ATGAAATATAAGATAGACGTAGCAAGAATCCGTGAAAATTCAATCGTATTAAATGGCTGGGTCATTGGAAAAAGCCTCCAGTCGGAAGCCGAGTTCCAGGTTTTGGACGGACAGGAAAAAAGTGTGGAATTCAAGTATGTTCCGGTCCGCAGAGATGATGTTTGCCAGATATACTTTAAAAAGGCGGCTGACCGGGATCTGGGATTTGACATCCGGATCCCATATATCCGGGAAAAAAATGAGGACAGAATCCTGGTGATCCGGTGTGACGGGAAAACAGCCAGAGTAAAGCTAAACGCCCGGATCATAGAAAAACAGAACAGCTCTGCCCATAAGAAAAGCGCGAAGCTGAAAAGCATGATGAATGTTCAGACTTTCCAGTCAGCCGTTGATTTCTGGAGGGAAAACGGATTTAAGGCTTTTGTATTAAAATCCCGGCACAAGCTTCAGGGAATTGACAGTGATTATGATTATCCGGAGTGGTACGCACTTACAAAAACCACCGATGAAGAACTGGATGTCCAGAGAAAAACTGCATTTGACTATATGCCCAAAATGTCTGTGGTAATCCCTGCTTATAAAACCCCTGAGCGCTATCTGTCAGCCATGCTGGATTCCCTTCTGGCCCAGACCTATGGAAACTGGGAAGTATGCATTGCAGACGGAAGCCCAAAGGGAGAGGGCGTGGAGCGGGTATTAAAGCGCTATGCCATAAAGGATGAACGGATCCGTTATGTGATCCTGGGAGAAAATAAAGGAATCGCAGGTAATACCAACGCTGCCATGGAAATGGCTAAGGGGGATTTTATTGTACTGGCGGATCACGATGACACCCTTGCCCCCGACGCTTTGTTTGAGTGTGTGAAAGTGATTAATTCTGACCCGGAAATTGATGTGGTTTATACTGATGAGGACAAGCTTGATATTGACGGGGGAGAATTATTTGAACCTCATTTTAAGCCGGACTTTAACCCGGATCTTTTAACAAGTGTTAATTATATCTGCCATTTGTTTGTTGTGAACCAGGAGTTGCTTACAGAGGTAGGGGGCTTCCGGGAGGAATACGACGGGGCCCAGGATTATGACTTCATTTTCCGCTGTACGGAAAAGGCCAGAAGGATATACCATATTCCCAAGGCCCTGTACCACTGGCGCTGCCATCAGAATTCCACCGCAAGCAATCCGGAAAGTAAATTATATGCCTTTGAGGCAGGGGCAAGGGCGATAAAGGCCCATTATGAACGGATGGGCATGGAAGCCCTGTCCGTGGAAAAGGGCATCGATTACGGTATCTATCATACCATTTTTAAAATAAACGGAGAGCCTTTGGTATCCATTATCATCCCCAACAAGGACCACAGCGCTGATTTGGATCTTTGCATTCGCTCCATCATAGAGAAGTCCACCTATAAAAACCTGGAATTTGTTGTGGTGGAAAATAACAGCACAGACCCGGAAACCTTCGGGTATTATGAGAGGATCCAGAACGAGTTCGGCTTTATCCGCGTAGTTAAGTGGGAACGGGAATTCAACTATTCCGCCATCAATAATTTTGGTGTTGCTCATGCAAAGGGAGAATATCTCCTGTTTTTAAATAATGATACGGAAATAATAAATCCGGAAAGCATCCATGAGATGTTAGGCTTCTGCCAGAGGGATGATGTGGGAATCGTGGGGGTAAGGCTTTTATATTCCGATGATACCATTCAGCATGCCGGCGTGGTAGTCGGCTTCGGCGGCATTGCCGGACATACCTTTATCGGACTTCACAAGGCTGAGAGCAGTTATTTTAACCAGGCCATGTGCGCCCGGAATTACAGTGCTGTAACGGCTGCTTGTATGATGAGCAAAAAGTCCCTGTTTGAAAAGGCAGGAGGCTTTTCTGAAGATCTTGCCGTTGCCTTTAACGATATTGATTACTGCATGAAAATACGTTCCTTAAATAAGCTGGTGGTTTACGCTCCCTATGCCCTGTTCTATCATTACGAATCAAAATCAAGAGGGCTTGAGGATACGCCGGAAAAAGTGGCCCGTTTTAACCAGGAAATCAAAAAATTCTCCCAGAAGTGGCCGGAAATCCTAAGAGATGGGGACCCTTATTACAACCCCAACCTAACCCTGCGCAAATCCAATTTTGCCTTGCGGGACCTTAGAAAGGAAAAAATCGGGGAACCCTATGAGCTTGAGGTGTGA
- a CDS encoding glycosyltransferase family 2 protein, whose amino-acid sequence MEKKVTVVIPNYNGLKFMEPCFKALEAQSDKNFELLVVDNGSTDGSVEWLKEKNIPSVFLGENTGFSGAVNVGIRQAKTPYVILLNNDTEPEPDYVKELVRAMDRSPKIFSASSKMIQRYHKELMDDAGDMYSILGWAYQRGVGQSSKGYGKARRVFAACAGAAIYRREVFEEIGGFDEAHFAYLEDIDVGYRAKIYGYENLYCPAAVVYHVGSGTSGSKYNSFKVRLAARNNIYLNYKNMPVFQLLVNFLPILAGIFVKYLFFRKIGFASDYAEGLKEGLRTAKKTRKVRFRMAHLGNYFRIEGELILGTFLYIWEFLRRKLKIFRSY is encoded by the coding sequence ATGGAGAAAAAAGTAACGGTTGTTATTCCGAATTATAACGGATTGAAATTTATGGAACCTTGTTTTAAGGCCCTGGAAGCTCAAAGTGATAAGAACTTTGAGCTTCTTGTGGTGGATAACGGCTCCACAGACGGAAGCGTGGAATGGCTGAAGGAGAAAAACATTCCTTCTGTCTTTCTGGGAGAGAACACAGGATTTTCCGGGGCGGTAAATGTGGGGATCCGCCAGGCAAAAACGCCTTACGTCATTTTACTAAACAATGATACGGAGCCGGAGCCTGATTACGTAAAGGAGCTGGTTCGTGCCATGGACCGGTCCCCGAAGATATTTTCCGCCAGCAGCAAAATGATCCAGCGATACCATAAGGAGCTTATGGATGACGCAGGAGATATGTACAGCATTTTAGGCTGGGCATATCAAAGGGGCGTGGGTCAAAGCAGCAAGGGCTATGGAAAAGCCCGCAGGGTATTTGCGGCCTGTGCAGGTGCTGCTATATACCGGCGGGAAGTATTTGAAGAGATCGGCGGGTTTGATGAGGCCCATTTCGCTTATCTGGAAGATATTGATGTGGGATACAGGGCAAAGATCTATGGATATGAAAACCTGTACTGCCCGGCGGCTGTTGTTTATCACGTGGGCAGCGGAACCAGCGGCTCAAAGTACAATTCCTTTAAGGTCCGTCTGGCAGCCAGGAATAATATTTATTTAAATTATAAGAATATGCCCGTTTTTCAGCTTCTGGTGAATTTCCTTCCCATTTTAGCAGGAATCTTTGTAAAATACCTGTTTTTCCGGAAGATCGGTTTTGCTTCCGATTATGCCGAGGGGCTGAAAGAGGGGCTTAGGACGGCGAAGAAGACCAGGAAGGTTCGGTTCCGGATGGCCCATCTTGGCAATTATTTTCGCATTGAAGGGGAGCTGATTCTTGGCACGTTCCTCTATATATGGGAATTTTTACGAAGAAAGTTAAAAATTTTCAGGTCATATTAA
- a CDS encoding undecaprenyl-phosphate glucose phosphotransferase, with product MIKDNQKKLNGFHVVLDGLVIVLSYVIAWLLLLLGNRLFSPYKQVLRPQYYFAALLIILPVYLLLYGIFHLYAPKRVQERRYEFANICKANLLGVLLFALILLLAKKNPYFNEFSRRLVFYFCAINITLEAAVRNMLRSILRSMRSKGYNQKHILLIGYSRAAEGFIDRVRLNPEWGYQVKGILDDTKEWGTGYKGINVIGKIHDLDEILGLNSLDEIAITLSINEYANLEGIVASCEKSGVHTKFIPDYNNMIPTRPFIEDLQGLPVVNIRRVPLTDTVNALVKRLVDILGASVALILFSPVMLITAVLIKLTAPGPLIYKQERVGLHNRPFPMYKFRSMVVQTASEEKTKWTTPHDSRVTPVGRFIRKTSIDEMPQFVNVLRGDMSLVGPRPERPLFVEKFKEEIPRYMIKHQVRPGITGWAQVNGYRGDTSITKRIEHDLYYIENWTLGFDFKILFLTMFKGFINKNAY from the coding sequence ATGATTAAGGATAATCAGAAAAAATTAAATGGGTTTCATGTAGTACTGGATGGACTGGTCATTGTATTATCCTATGTAATTGCCTGGTTGCTTCTTTTACTGGGAAACCGGTTGTTCAGCCCTTATAAACAGGTTTTAAGGCCACAGTACTATTTTGCGGCACTTCTTATTATATTGCCGGTCTATCTGCTGCTTTATGGCATCTTCCATTTGTATGCCCCAAAGAGAGTCCAGGAGAGGCGGTATGAGTTTGCCAATATCTGCAAGGCCAATCTCCTGGGAGTTCTGCTTTTTGCTCTGATCCTGCTTCTGGCTAAAAAGAACCCTTATTTTAATGAGTTCTCTAGAAGGTTGGTATTTTATTTTTGCGCTATCAACATTACCCTGGAGGCGGCCGTTCGGAATATGCTCCGTTCGATCCTCCGCTCCATGCGCTCCAAGGGCTACAATCAGAAGCACATTCTTCTGATCGGTTACAGCCGTGCGGCGGAAGGCTTTATTGACAGGGTTCGGTTGAATCCTGAATGGGGCTATCAGGTTAAGGGGATCCTTGATGACACAAAAGAATGGGGAACCGGATACAAGGGGATCAATGTCATCGGTAAGATTCATGACTTAGATGAGATTCTCGGGTTAAATTCCCTTGATGAAATTGCTATTACCTTAAGTATCAACGAATATGCGAACCTGGAAGGAATCGTGGCTTCCTGTGAAAAATCCGGTGTCCACACCAAGTTTATTCCTGACTATAATAATATGATTCCAACAAGACCCTTTATCGAGGATCTCCAGGGCCTGCCGGTAGTCAACATCCGACGTGTTCCTCTTACGGATACGGTGAATGCTCTGGTAAAACGGCTGGTGGATATTTTAGGAGCCTCCGTTGCTCTGATTTTATTTTCCCCTGTCATGCTCATAACTGCAGTTCTTATCAAGCTGACGGCTCCGGGACCGCTTATTTACAAGCAGGAGAGGGTGGGCCTTCATAACAGGCCGTTTCCTATGTATAAATTCCGTTCCATGGTGGTTCAGACAGCCTCTGAGGAAAAGACAAAATGGACGACTCCTCATGATTCCCGTGTAACGCCTGTAGGGCGATTTATCAGAAAAACAAGCATTGATGAAATGCCTCAGTTTGTCAATGTCCTTCGGGGAGACATGAGTCTGGTGGGGCCAAGGCCGGAAAGGCCTCTCTTTGTTGAGAAATTTAAAGAAGAGATTCCCCGCTATATGATCAAGCACCAGGTCCGTCCCGGAATCACCGGCTGGGCCCAGGTGAACGGATACCGGGGTGACACTTCCATTACGAAAAGAATTGAACACGATTTGTATTACATCGAAAACTGGACCCTGGGATTTGATTTTAAGATCTTGTTCCTTACCATGTTTAAAGGGTTTATTAATAAAAATGCGTACTGA
- a CDS encoding LCP family glycopolymer transferase: MRNEFDDEAGREDIRIRKRGFESEPDPSDDDYYLDDDYDDYQERQYSRTNQTEIRNDTIKKAGDTAGGQSRSGERARSTDRPQTASGSSHIAFKGQTSSGVGPNNSRGTAAGRSGSGDSQGNAGSRSTSGNSNSQRTSGSRSASGNSSSQGPTGSRSTSGNSSSQGATGSRSAAGNSNGQGTLGGRSAAGSSNGQGIPGSRSAAGNSNGQGATGSRSAAGNSNGQGTLGGRSAAGNSNGQGATGSRSAAGNSNGQGIPGSRSAAGNSSRQGTSKGQIVIGDGGIRQQQRMPGPEKSVAASRSAAQAEKKRKVRRIVIMVILELFTLAGIFAYAYVARLMGSIQRPDDFNENQVRNEIMSPEQKKHMTGYRNIAIFGVDSRDGNVNKGTNADVIMICNINRDTGEIRLVSVFRDTYLNTGNGNAYNKINAAYATGGAAQALAALNKNLDLDISEYVTFNWKSVADGINMLGGVDIDVTKAEFRYINSFITETVEKTGVPSVHLKSSGMNHLDGVQAVAYARLRKMDTDFARTERQRLVIQKTFEKAKKADLGLLNRILLMEVDQIGSNLTFSDFTELLLDISKYHIGQTGGFPFTRGDMTIGKRGDCVIPQTLETNVSQLHKLLFDKEDYEPSAMVKKISAKIAADSGMYKQGSGGGKASKDDEDDTKKTTEETKPDKTTGAVESSSQDGATGATDENGKPGKPTDSPDGSTGETKETRPGETRPSESTSGSTKPGETKPSHTTSAAETTTGSHGPGTGQTTAAEETTAPQTTSAGPGGPGETASSQPSNGGASPGTEVPVVSAPPTGN, translated from the coding sequence ATGAGAAATGAATTTGACGACGAAGCAGGCCGCGAGGATATTAGAATAAGAAAGCGCGGTTTCGAATCAGAACCAGATCCGTCTGATGATGATTACTACCTGGATGATGATTATGATGATTATCAGGAAAGGCAATACAGCAGAACAAATCAAACGGAAATCCGGAATGATACCATAAAAAAGGCTGGTGATACGGCCGGAGGGCAAAGCAGGAGCGGAGAAAGGGCCAGAAGCACTGACCGTCCCCAAACTGCATCCGGAAGCAGCCACATCGCTTTTAAGGGTCAGACCTCATCGGGAGTTGGTCCAAATAACAGTCGGGGAACAGCCGCTGGACGATCTGGTTCAGGAGATAGCCAGGGGAATGCGGGAAGCCGCAGTACTTCAGGAAACAGCAATAGCCAGAGAACATCAGGAAGCCGCAGTGCTTCAGGAAACAGCAGCAGCCAGGGACCAACAGGAAGCCGCAGTACTTCAGGAAACAGCAGCAGCCAGGGAGCAACAGGAAGCCGCAGTGCCGCAGGAAACAGCAATGGCCAGGGAACTCTGGGAGGCCGCAGTGCCGCAGGAAGCAGCAATGGCCAGGGAATACCGGGAAGCCGCAGTGCCGCAGGAAACAGCAATGGCCAGGGAGCAACAGGAAGCCGCAGTGCCGCAGGAAACAGCAATGGCCAGGGAACTCTGGGAGGTCGCAGTGCCGCAGGAAACAGCAATGGCCAGGGAGCAACAGGAAGCCGCAGTGCCGCAGGAAACAGCAATGGCCAGGGAATACCGGGAAGCCGCAGTGCCGCAGGAAACAGCAGCCGCCAGGGCACTTCAAAAGGCCAGATTGTCATAGGTGACGGAGGCATCAGGCAGCAGCAGAGAATGCCGGGGCCGGAAAAAAGTGTGGCCGCCAGCCGGTCTGCTGCCCAGGCGGAAAAGAAAAGAAAAGTCCGCCGCATCGTGATTATGGTAATTTTGGAACTCTTTACACTGGCAGGCATTTTTGCCTATGCTTATGTGGCCAGGCTCATGGGTTCCATACAAAGACCGGATGATTTTAATGAGAACCAGGTACGCAATGAGATCATGTCTCCGGAACAGAAAAAGCATATGACTGGTTACCGTAACATAGCCATTTTCGGTGTTGACAGCCGGGATGGCAATGTGAACAAGGGAACCAATGCAGATGTTATTATGATCTGTAATATTAACAGGGACACCGGTGAAATCAGACTGGTATCCGTGTTCCGTGATACATATTTAAATACGGGAAATGGAAATGCCTACAACAAAATAAACGCAGCCTATGCTACCGGAGGAGCCGCCCAGGCTCTGGCTGCCCTTAATAAGAATCTGGATCTGGATATCAGTGAATACGTTACCTTTAACTGGAAATCGGTTGCTGACGGAATTAATATGCTGGGTGGAGTGGATATTGATGTCACCAAAGCGGAATTCCGTTACATTAACTCTTTTATTACAGAAACAGTGGAAAAAACAGGAGTGCCGTCTGTTCATTTAAAATCTTCCGGCATGAATCATCTGGATGGTGTACAGGCGGTAGCTTATGCCAGACTGAGAAAAATGGATACCGACTTTGCAAGAACAGAGCGTCAGCGTCTTGTGATTCAAAAAACCTTTGAAAAAGCAAAGAAAGCGGACCTTGGATTGCTTAACAGAATCTTATTGATGGAAGTGGATCAGATCGGATCAAACCTGACCTTTAGTGATTTTACAGAGCTGCTTCTTGATATCAGCAAGTACCATATTGGCCAGACAGGGGGCTTTCCATTTACACGCGGTGATATGACAATCGGGAAACGGGGGGACTGCGTAATTCCTCAGACTCTGGAAACCAATGTCTCCCAGCTCCATAAGCTCCTTTTCGATAAGGAAGACTATGAACCTTCAGCCATGGTTAAAAAAATAAGCGCTAAAATAGCTGCAGATTCCGGCATGTATAAACAGGGGTCTGGCGGCGGCAAGGCATCCAAAGACGATGAAGATGATACCAAGAAGACTACAGAGGAAACGAAACCGGACAAAACCACAGGAGCAGTGGAATCTTCCTCTCAGGATGGTGCAACAGGTGCTACGGATGAAAACGGAAAGCCAGGAAAGCCTACGGATTCCCCGGACGGCAGTACGGGCGAGACAAAGGAAACCAGGCCGGGAGAGACCAGACCTTCAGAATCAACGTCCGGGTCAACTAAGCCAGGGGAAACCAAGCCTTCGCATACCACCAGTGCGGCGGAGACGACTACAGGCTCCCATGGGCCTGGAACCGGACAGACAACGGCGGCTGAGGAGACAACCGCTCCCCAGACCACCTCGGCAGGCCCAGGCGGCCCGGGAGAGACAGCCTCATCCCAGCCTTCCAATGGAGGGGCCAGCCCAGGCACAGAAGTGCCGGTGGTTTCTGCGCCGCCAACCGGCAATTAA
- a CDS encoding S1C family serine protease, translating to MYDENENKDTGRMNPEEHKEEAVTTNFIMRDPDSEKPGPRDSERNIRPQTYHTYEEQQNIPHYQEYQYHRAAEQSMFQEEPKTKKKGGFVKKAAGLVGAALVFGVVAGSTMVGINWAAGAYGNNNNNLEISKAETIPSSANAEGVQAANTSNITTSNDVSTIVDRAMPSVVAITSKVIYESQTWFGPMQREGVGSGSGIVVGKNDDELLIVTNNHVVQGAEELKVTFIDQAAVDASIKGTDADSDLAVIAVPLKNISSDTLSKIAIASLGNSDSLKVGQGVVAIGNALGYGQSVTVGYVSALDRSVQTEDGTSRDLLQTDAAINPGNSGGALLNMRGEVVGINSAKYSSTEVEGMGYAIPISKAQNIIDTLMTRKTRTQVTDENQGYLGIQCKNIDGVTSQQLGMPQGVFIYKIVEGGAASKSDLREKDIITKFDGQGIKTYDDLTNMLKYYEGGTTVTLTVQSLENGQYVERNVDITLGKKPADAAQKG from the coding sequence ATGTATGACGAGAATGAAAACAAAGACACAGGCCGTATGAATCCTGAAGAGCATAAAGAAGAAGCTGTAACAACAAATTTTATTATGAGGGATCCTGATTCAGAAAAACCCGGACCCCGGGATTCTGAAAGAAATATCCGGCCCCAGACTTACCACACTTATGAAGAGCAGCAGAATATTCCCCATTACCAGGAATATCAGTATCATAGGGCAGCAGAGCAAAGCATGTTCCAGGAAGAACCAAAGACTAAGAAGAAAGGAGGCTTTGTAAAAAAGGCAGCCGGCCTTGTAGGAGCCGCCCTTGTCTTTGGAGTGGTTGCCGGAAGCACCATGGTTGGAATCAACTGGGCGGCGGGAGCTTACGGAAACAACAACAACAACCTGGAGATCAGCAAGGCGGAAACCATTCCTTCTTCTGCCAACGCAGAAGGGGTTCAGGCGGCCAACACATCTAACATTACCACCTCCAACGATGTTTCGACCATTGTGGACAGAGCCATGCCCTCCGTAGTCGCCATTACCAGTAAGGTGATATATGAAAGCCAGACCTGGTTCGGCCCCATGCAAAGGGAAGGAGTGGGAAGCGGTTCCGGTATCGTTGTGGGAAAAAACGACGATGAACTTTTGATTGTGACCAATAACCATGTAGTACAGGGGGCGGAGGAACTGAAGGTTACATTCATCGATCAGGCAGCCGTAGATGCCTCCATTAAGGGGACGGATGCGGACAGCGACTTAGCAGTGATTGCAGTTCCCTTAAAGAATATTTCCTCCGATACTTTATCAAAAATTGCCATTGCTTCCCTTGGAAATTCCGATAGTCTGAAGGTTGGCCAGGGAGTGGTTGCCATAGGAAATGCTCTTGGCTATGGACAGTCTGTTACCGTTGGTTATGTCAGTGCTCTTGACCGCTCCGTCCAGACGGAGGATGGAACCAGCCGTGATCTTCTACAGACCGATGCGGCCATCAACCCAGGCAACAGCGGCGGCGCTTTGTTAAATATGCGAGGCGAGGTGGTGGGCATTAATTCCGCCAAGTATTCTTCCACAGAGGTAGAGGGCATGGGTTATGCCATTCCGATTTCCAAGGCTCAGAATATCATTGATACCCTGATGACCAGAAAGACCAGAACCCAGGTGACCGATGAAAACCAGGGATATTTGGGGATCCAGTGCAAGAACATTGATGGAGTTACAAGCCAGCAGCTTGGTATGCCTCAGGGCGTTTTTATCTATAAGATTGTGGAAGGCGGAGCTGCTTCCAAGTCTGATTTGCGGGAAAAAGATATTATCACCAAGTTCGACGGCCAGGGCATTAAGACCTATGATGATCTGACCAACATGCTTAAATATTATGAAGGAGGAACCACCGTAACACTTACGGTCCAGTCTCTTGAAAACGGACAGTACGTGGAAAGAAATGTAGATATTACCCTTGGCAAGAAGCCGGCAGATGCCGCTCAGAAGGGTTAA
- a CDS encoding LacI family DNA-binding transcriptional regulator, with translation MSTLKDVAEMAGVTVTTVSRVINNRGYLSEETKQKVKQAMRELHYQPNELARSLSKQVTNTIGIITPHITHPYFAQLISQLENAASKRGFKILLCNSKEDLSREAEYIDLCKSNRVTGIIFCGMILASEQYTQQGIPFVAIECNSPLCATTILCDNYVGGRLAAEHLIACGCKNLIHFSGIIDQEMPGDSRAQAFKEVCLKHQVAFESIWTKDNTYYSMDYHDSIRQTLAKYPDTDGIFASSDLIAAQVIQVCTEMGKRIPNDIKLVGFDDVALSTLTTPQISTIHQPTKEMAEMAVDSLIKNSGKETAPSKIVLPVSLIKRQSTGQ, from the coding sequence ATGTCAACACTAAAAGATGTGGCTGAAATGGCCGGAGTTACCGTCACCACAGTATCTCGTGTAATCAATAACCGAGGCTATCTCAGTGAAGAGACAAAACAAAAAGTAAAACAGGCCATGAGGGAACTTCATTACCAGCCTAACGAGCTGGCCCGCTCTCTTTCCAAGCAGGTTACCAACACCATAGGGATTATAACCCCTCATATTACCCATCCTTATTTTGCCCAGCTAATCAGCCAGTTAGAGAATGCAGCTTCTAAACGAGGATTCAAAATCCTTCTTTGCAACTCCAAGGAAGACCTTTCCCGGGAGGCAGAATACATTGACTTGTGCAAAAGCAACCGGGTGACAGGGATTATTTTCTGCGGGATGATTCTGGCTTCTGAACAATATACCCAACAGGGAATCCCTTTTGTAGCCATCGAATGCAATAGCCCGTTGTGCGCTACCACCATTTTATGTGACAACTATGTGGGGGGCCGCCTGGCCGCGGAACATCTGATCGCCTGCGGCTGTAAAAACCTGATTCATTTCAGCGGTATTATTGATCAGGAAATGCCTGGAGACAGCCGTGCACAGGCATTTAAGGAGGTCTGCCTGAAACACCAGGTTGCTTTTGAAAGTATATGGACAAAGGACAATACTTATTATTCTATGGATTACCACGATTCTATCAGGCAGACACTGGCCAAGTACCCGGATACCGACGGAATCTTTGCCAGCAGTGATTTGATTGCTGCCCAGGTGATCCAGGTTTGTACGGAGATGGGAAAGCGGATTCCCAATGATATAAAGCTAGTGGGCTTTGATGACGTTGCCCTCTCCACTCTGACCACCCCTCAGATATCAACCATACATCAGCCAACAAAGGAAATGGCCGAAATGGCCGTAGACTCATTAATCAAAAACAGCGGCAAGGAAACAGCACCCAGTAAAATCGTTCTGCCTGTATCTCTCATCAAGCGGCAGTCTACCGGCCAGTAA
- a CDS encoding sugar ABC transporter substrate-binding protein — protein sequence MKQLWKKAAVAISVLAFAVTAAGCGEKVTDTATTAVTTAAESGAENQSQAEGAKGAGSIKVWVSSGAEDDIYRDMFKKMETELNLDINDEYYPKDELDSKMQVAPVVGDAPDMIIADYLQIPSYYEAGMIENLDDRMTSNIKEDLLQSIIDESTYNGHLVTTAQFDAGMALWANKSMLEAAGVRIPVSYKEAWDKAEFEDALAKLKASGVEYPLYIRQNKPSSLYFTFMPVLASFGGDYVNRETMLTEGALDSEETIAAYSYITWLVNQGYINGACDYEDAFYGRKESALALLGHWKYTDHVTNLGDDAILVPVPDFGKGVFTCSGSVVWAMTTAAKENGTADAVWSVMEASLQPDYINQMTDFNGAIPSRKSILDSKEELKKGGRMYLYREQLEAGISVLRPLTPAHMTIYSAMEAATSDIIGGADAAETLKEASKSIDEIIVENEWNLK from the coding sequence ATGAAACAATTATGGAAAAAAGCGGCGGTTGCCATATCGGTACTTGCATTTGCGGTGACAGCAGCGGGCTGTGGAGAGAAAGTAACGGACACTGCTACAACGGCTGTTACGACAGCCGCTGAGAGTGGGGCTGAAAACCAGAGTCAGGCGGAAGGTGCAAAAGGCGCGGGAAGCATTAAAGTTTGGGTAAGCTCAGGTGCTGAGGACGATATATACCGGGATATGTTTAAGAAGATGGAGACGGAACTGAATTTGGATATCAATGATGAGTATTATCCAAAAGATGAGCTGGACAGTAAGATGCAGGTAGCCCCTGTGGTTGGGGATGCTCCTGATATGATTATTGCCGATTATCTGCAGATCCCGTCTTATTATGAAGCAGGTATGATTGAAAATCTGGATGACCGTATGACATCCAATATAAAAGAGGATCTGCTTCAGTCTATTATAGATGAGTCCACTTATAACGGGCACTTAGTCACAACGGCCCAGTTTGATGCGGGAATGGCTCTGTGGGCCAACAAGTCCATGCTTGAGGCGGCGGGTGTGCGTATTCCGGTCAGCTATAAGGAGGCATGGGACAAGGCTGAATTTGAAGATGCCCTTGCCAAATTAAAAGCAAGCGGAGTGGAATATCCTCTTTATATCCGCCAGAATAAGCCTTCATCCTTGTACTTTACCTTTATGCCGGTACTTGCAAGCTTTGGGGGAGATTATGTGAACCGGGAAACCATGTTGACAGAGGGAGCCTTGGACAGCGAAGAAACCATAGCCGCCTATTCCTACATCACCTGGCTGGTGAATCAGGGCTACATCAATGGTGCCTGTGATTATGAAGATGCATTTTACGGGAGAAAAGAAAGTGCCCTTGCTTTGCTGGGACACTGGAAGTACACAGATCACGTAACCAACCTTGGGGATGATGCCATTCTTGTACCTGTTCCTGATTTTGGCAAGGGAGTATTTACCTGCTCCGGTTCTGTTGTCTGGGCTATGACAACCGCTGCAAAGGAAAATGGAACTGCCGATGCTGTATGGTCTGTAATGGAAGCATCGCTTCAGCCGGATTATATCAATCAGATGACAGACTTTAACGGAGCGATTCCTTCCAGAAAGTCGATACTGGACAGTAAGGAAGAGTTAAAAAAAGGCGGACGCATGTACTTATATCGGGAACAGCTGGAAGCAGGAATTTCTGTACTTAGGCCTTTAACTCCCGCTCATATGACTATATACAGTGCAATGGAAGCTGCCACTTCTGATATCATCGGCGGTGCTGATGCCGCAGAGACACTGAAAGAAGCGTCAAAATCCATTGATGAGATTATCGTTGAGAATGAATGGAATCTGAAATAA